A single Klebsiella variicola DNA region contains:
- the lrp gene encoding leucine-responsive transcriptional regulator Lrp, with the protein MVDSKKRPGKDLDRIDRNILNELQKDGRISNVELSKRVGLSPTPCLERVRRLERQGFIQGYTALLNPHYLDASLLVFVEITLNRGAPDVFEQFNAAVQKLEEIQECHLVSGDFDYLLKTRVPDMSAYRKLLGETLLRLPGVNDTRTYVVMEEVKQSNRLVIKTR; encoded by the coding sequence ATGGTAGATAGCAAGAAGCGCCCTGGCAAAGATCTCGACCGCATTGATCGTAACATCCTGAATGAATTGCAAAAAGATGGGCGAATTTCTAACGTCGAGCTTTCTAAACGGGTGGGACTTTCTCCGACGCCTTGCCTTGAGCGCGTGCGTCGTCTTGAAAGACAGGGTTTTATTCAGGGCTATACGGCGCTGCTCAACCCGCATTATCTGGATGCATCACTTCTGGTATTTGTTGAGATTACTCTGAATCGTGGCGCACCGGATGTGTTTGAGCAATTTAACGCCGCAGTGCAAAAACTTGAAGAAATTCAAGAGTGTCATCTGGTTTCCGGTGATTTCGACTACCTGTTGAAAACCCGCGTACCGGATATGTCAGCGTATCGTAAATTACTGGGCGAGACCTTGCTGCGCCTGCCGGGCGTAAACGACACCCGTACCTACGTGGTGATGGAAGAAGTCAAGCAAAGTAATCGTCTGGTTATTAAGACGCGCTAA